A genomic region of Colletes latitarsis isolate SP2378_abdomen chromosome 7, iyColLati1, whole genome shotgun sequence contains the following coding sequences:
- the LOC143343530 gene encoding uncharacterized protein LOC143343530 encodes MDVRTFEEQYFRINKFFGQIIGIWPGQSKLSRKVAIFTMYTVIITAVVVQITNISNNYTFKNLTDQLPYVLLGVSMCVKYSNYVINSTKLKDLLHSIIHDWQVERSQVEVAILEIYSRKAIGLSLIYAVTICFTTLMFAILPATPRILDIFLPLNESRDRVLIFPAYYYVDQDKYYYFITAHEIMGATAIALIFSGCDVNLVWFVQHACALLAINWYRFQSALDEKCTYNEESGRAVKAKDYVNVADVEMTLQYLTFCIFMVAQVIHVLFFCLMGQWITDATEESYDKIYESYWHNGSTRTQLLYIMVLRRSLMPPGIKAGGLLLMNLNTFVQVNSLFP; translated from the exons ATGGACGTGAGGACGTTTGAGGAGCAATATTTCCGTATTAACAAATTCTTTGGGCAAATAATCGGAATATGGCCTGGTCAAAGTAAACTTTCGAGAAAAGTGGCAATATTCACTATGTATACCGTTATAATAACAGCCGTCGTTGTACAG ATAACAAATATATCAAACAACTACACGTTCAAAAACTTAACAGATCAACTTCCATACGTGCTGCTGGGTGTAAGTATGTGTGTAAAGTATTCCAACTACGTCATCAATTCCACTAAG TTAAAGGATCTTCTGCATAGTATTATACACGATTGGCAAGTTGAAAGGTCACAAGTGGAGGTGGCAATTTTGGAAATATATTCACGAAAAGCAATAGGGTTGTCGTTAATATACGCAG TGACTATATGTTTCACGACGTTGATGTTCGCCATTTTGCCGGCTACGCCGCGCATTCTGGATATTTTTCTACCTCTAAACGAATCGCGAGACCGTGTGCTCATATTCCCAGCATACTATTACGTGGATCaggataaatattattattttataaccgCTCACGAGATAATGGGTGCGACGGCAATCGCGTTAATATTTAGTGGCTGCGATGTGAACTTGGTTTGGTTTGTACAGCATGCTTGCGCCTTATTGGCTATAAATTG GTATCGTTTTCAAAGCGCATTGGACGAGAAATGCACTTACAATGAGGAGAGCGGACGTGCAGTAAAGGCTAAAGATTACGTGAAT GTAGCAGACGTGGAAATGACTCTCCAATACTTGACGTTTTGTATATTCATGGTAGCCCAAGTAATTCATGTTCTTTTCTTCTGCTTGATGGGACAGTGGATTACCGACGCGACTGAAGAAAGCTATGACAAGAT ATACGAATCGTACTGGCATAACGGTTCGACAAGGACACAATTATTGTACATAATGGTATTGCGAAGAAGTCTGATGCCTCCAGGAATAAAAGCTGGAGGATTACTTCTGATGAACTTAAATACCTTTGTACAGGTAAACTCTCTGTTCCCATAG